Proteins from a genomic interval of Clostridium sp. 'deep sea':
- the spo0A gene encoding sporulation transcription factor Spo0A produces the protein MIRVAVVDDNEKFCAMMCDYMKSQNDFEVVGVGHNGLEALEIIKGKNPDVIVLDIIMPHLDGIGVLEKLRKDSSCKTRVIMLTAFGQEQMTKRIADLGAAYYILKPFNLDVLASRIRQMYSGITSTGTPLRGEGGIKAEISSYLHMFGIPANIKGYLYLRDSIRMVIDDTSLLGGITKVLYPEIAIMHNTTASRVERAIRHAIEVAWRRGNVDSLNEFFGYSIDSDRGKPTNSEFIALVADNIRLKYV, from the coding sequence ATGATCCGTGTGGCAGTTGTTGATGACAACGAAAAATTTTGCGCAATGATGTGTGACTATATGAAGTCACAAAATGACTTTGAAGTTGTTGGCGTGGGGCATAATGGACTCGAAGCTTTGGAGATAATAAAAGGTAAAAATCCAGATGTTATAGTTCTAGATATTATTATGCCTCACTTAGATGGTATCGGTGTTTTAGAGAAGTTGCGCAAAGACTCATCATGTAAAACTCGAGTTATTATGTTAACAGCATTTGGACAAGAGCAGATGACAAAAAGAATAGCTGATTTAGGAGCAGCTTACTATATTCTTAAACCATTTAATCTTGATGTATTAGCTAGTAGAATACGACAAATGTATAGCGGAATCACTAGTACAGGTACACCGCTAAGAGGTGAAGGTGGTATTAAAGCGGAAATTTCTAGTTATTTACATATGTTTGGTATACCAGCTAATATAAAAGGATACTTGTATTTACGTGATTCAATAAGAATGGTTATAGATGACACATCTTTGTTAGGTGGTATAACTAAGGTTCTGTATCCTGAAATAGCTATAATGCATAATACAACAGCTAGTAGAGTTGAAAGAGCCATTAGGCACGCTATAGAAGTAGCGTGGAGAAGAGGTAATGTTGACTCATTAAATGAGTTTTTTGGTTACTCTATAGATAGTGATAGAGGTAAACCTACAAACTCAGAATTTATTGCTTTAGTAGCAGATAATATAAGACTTAAGTATGTGTAG